In Saccharicrinis fermentans DSM 9555 = JCM 21142, a genomic segment contains:
- a CDS encoding CHC2 zinc finger domain-containing protein — translation MEIREIKQCLSIFTVLKHYGLYPYKNNMLKCPFHADDKPSLKVYPNTNTFNCFGCAANGDRKQQKTYQ, via the coding sequence TTGGAAATCAGAGAGATAAAGCAGTGCTTAAGCATCTTCACAGTACTGAAACACTACGGTTTGTACCCCTATAAAAACAACATGTTAAAATGCCCTTTCCATGCCGATGACAAACCAAGCTTGAAAGTTTATCCCAACACGAACACTTTTAATTGTTTTGGTTGCGCTGCAAATGGTGACCGGAAACAGCAAAAAACTTATCAATAG